Genomic segment of Mucilaginibacter sabulilitoris:
GGTCGCGGCTTGTTTCACCGGGTCGACTTCTGAATCATTTTTGGAACAGGACGATAAAATTACAAGAGGAGCTAAAAATAAGAATAGAAGTTTTTTCATTTATTTATATGTGTAGTTAGAACACCATACGTGTTGATCTGATAAACGATACAGGCATAGTGATATTTTAAGGCGCTTTTATTTGAAGCTGAGCAGATCGATATCAAACAGCAGTACGGAATTGGGGGGGATGCTGCCTGCTTCGTTATTGGCATAACCCATGGCCGATGGGATAATAAGCAGTATGCGGCCTCCTGGCTTAACGTGGGGGATGCCAACTTGCCAGCCCGGGATTAGACCCGCCAGCGGGCTCGTAAAACCTTTGCCCGAATCAAATTCAGTACCGTTAAGCAGCTTGCCAGCGTAGTTTACCGTAACGGTTGATTCTGCTGTTGGATTTGCGCCTTTACCGGGATTAATAACCTGGTAATATAGGCCCGAGGTATCTTTAACAGCCTTGATGGACGGGTTGGCAGCCAGGTAAACCCTGATGGTGGAATCGTCAAGCCGGGCTTGTTTGGCAGCATCAAACGGTGCTCCATCGGTACATGAAGCCAGCGTTATGATGATAACGCCTAGTAGTAAAATATATCTTTTCATTTTTATAATGAGAAAAGCTCTCTTCAAATTTCCTACGGTTGAAAGAAATCAGGAGAGAGCTTTTGTTTATATGTTTATCGGTGAAGATTTAAACAGTTGTTTTGATCTTGAGCTCGGTCATTTGCGCATCTGCGATGGTTGATGGCGAATCGATCATCACATCGCGCCCTGAGTTGTTTTTCGGGAAAGCGATCACATCACGGATAGAATCAAGGCCTGCAAAAATAGATACTAAACGGTCAAACCCAAGGGCTAAGCCGCCGTGCGGAGGCGCGCCAAATTCAAAGGCATCCATTAAAAAGCCAAATTGCTTTTGTGCCTCTTCAGCCGAAAAGCCCAGGTGTTTAAACATCAGCGATTGCATGGCACGGTCGTGGATACGGATAGAGCCACCCCCAACTTCGGTACCGTTGATCACCAGGTCATAAGCGTTTGCTCGTACAGCTCCCGGATCGGTATCCAGCAGATCAATATCTTCTGGTTTTGGTGAGGTGAACGGGTGGTGCATGGCATGGTAACGGCTGGTTTCCTCGTCCCACTCCAGTAAAGGGAAATCAAGCACCCAAAGCGGCGCGAATTTGTTTTTATCGCGCAGGCCTAAACGGCTACCCATCTCTAAACGCAGCTCATTCAATTGTTTACGCACTTTATCGGCCTGGCCGGCAAGTACCAGCATCAGGTCACCTTTTTCGGCATTGAAAGCGGCTGCCCAGTTGGCCAGCTCATCTTCGCTGTAAAATTTATCAACAGATGATTTTAAGGTGCTATCCTCATTGTAACGGCAATAGATCATGCCGGTAACGCCAATTTGCGGGCGTTTTAACCATTCGGTCAATTCATCAATTTGTTTACGGGTGTAGCTGGCGCAGCCTTTGGCGTTAATACCTACTACCAGTTCGGCATTATCAAAAATACCAAAGCCTTTACCTTTTACAATATCATTCAGTTCCACAAACTCCATCCCGAAACGAACATCCGGTTTGTCGGAACCATATAAACGCATGGCATCGGCGTATTGCATACGCGGAAAATCGCCCAGATCAATACCTTTTACGGTGGTGAACAGGTGGCGGGTTAACCCTTCAAAAATATTCAGAATATCTTCCTGCGAAATGAACGATAGTTCGCAGTCAATCTGGGTAAATTCCGGCTGGCGGTCGGCACGCAAATCCTCATCCCTGAAGCATTTCACAATCTGGAAATAACGGTCAAAACCGCTTACCATCAGTAATTGCTTAAAGGTTTGCGGCGATTGCGGCAGGGCGTAAAATTCGCCCGGGTTCATGCGGCTTGGCACCACAAAGTCACGTGCGCCTTCCGGGGTTGATTTGATCAGTACCGGTGTTTCCACCTCAATAAAATCAAGCCCGTCTAAATATTTACGGATTTCCTGGGCCATTTTATGGCGCAGAACAAGGTTGTTACGTATAGGGGCGCGGCGCAGGTCAAGGTAACGATATTTTGCCCGCAGCTCTTCGCCGCCGTCGGTCTCGTCCTCAATTAAAAACGGCGGCAGCTTGGCCGCATTTAGTATTTCAATACCCTCAACAGCAATTTCAATTTCGCCGGTAGGTATTTTAAGATTTTTATTGGTGCGCTCAAGCACCTTGCCGCTAACTTTTATCACAAATTCACGACCCAGCTCACGGCTTGTATCGCGCAGTGCCGCATCGGTATCGGTATTAAATACCAATTGGGTTAAACCATAACGGTCGCGCACATCAATAAATGTGGTGCCGCCCAAATCGCGCGATTTTTGTACCCATCCGCACAAAGTAACCGATTGGCCTAAGTTGCTGAGATTTAATTCGCCGCAGGTATGAGTTCTAAGCATAATAATAGTTTAATAAAAGTTTGCAAAAGTAAGTTTTTGATTTCGGATTTCGGATGTTCGATTTCGAAATTTGAACTTTTGAAACAACTTTACGCAGATTTGGAGCGGTGACTTTACATCAATTATATGCTCATCACCATCCACAGTCCGAAATCGAACATCCGAAATCGCAAATAAACCCTATATTTGCACCATAATTCTCAAGGGGTGCCTTGCTTTGGGTTCAAAAACAAATGTTTTTACCAAAACTGAAAGACAGGCTGAGATCAAACCCATTGGAGTTGTAGTTCTGAGTATGGAGTTTTAAGTTTTGAGTACTATCTTTTTTTGATGCACTCGCAACTCATAACCGGTCACTCATAGTTCAATTCCATGCACCTGATCCGGGTAATGCCGGCGTAGGAAGAGGTAACAAGTTAAGTGTACTGTACATTCACCCTGATGGGCAGATGGTTTAACTATTTTTAGTTTATTCATTATTTTGAAATTTTTATTCGCGGCTATCACCGCCTTGTTGCTGCCTGTTTTGGCATCAGCACAACTTTCTATTACGGGCCAGGTCACCAACCAAATGGGTGAGGCCCTGCCCGGAGCAAGCATCAGCATTATTAACCCTGCCCGGAGCACGGTTGCCGACGCGGCGGGAAAATATGACTTTACCAATCTCAAAGCCGGTAATTACACCTTAAAGGTGAGCTATATCGGCTACCAACCAGCCACAAAAAACATTGTCTTAAAAACCAACGAGGTTGTTAACATTGCCCTGAATAATGGCACACTTACAGCCGAAGAGGTAACGGTAAGCTCCACAAGGGCAAGCAAAAACGCACCTACGGCTTATACCAACGTAAGTAAAAAGGATCTGGCCAAAAATAACTTCGGGCAAGATCTGCCGTATTTGCTTAACCAGACCCCGTCTGTAGTGGTTAGTTCAGATGCGGGGGCGGGCATTGGCTATACCGGTATCCGCATACGCGGATCGGACGCTACAAGGGTTAACGTTACAATCAATGGCATCCCGTATAATGATTCTGAGAGCCAGGGCAGTTATTTTGTCGATCTGCCGGATATCGCTTCGTCTATTGATAATATCCAGATCCAGCGCGGGGTGGGAACATCAACCAACGGAGCGGGGGCTTTCGGAGGCAGTATCAACATACAAACCACCACCCGCCGCGATACCGCCTATGCCGAAATTAATACATCGGCAGGGTCTTATGGTTCCATAAAAAATACGGTGAGCGCAGGTACGGGATTACTGGACGGTCATTTTAGTTTGGACGGCCGTTTGTCGCGCATCCATTCCAATGGTTATATCGACAGGGCTTCTTCAAACCTTAAATCGTTTTTCCTGAGCGGTGCCTGGTATGGCAAAAACAGTACGTTGAGGGCCAACGTGTTTTCGGGCTATGAAACTACTTACCAAGCCTGGAACGGTGTGCCCGATTATATGATAGGCGAAGGCAACCGCACTTACAATGAGCTGGGCTTAATGTCCGACGGTTCTTATTATAAAAATCAGGTTGATAACTACACGCAAAACCATTACCAATTGCTTTACGATCAAAAACTATCTGATAAGTTATCCTTTAGCGGCGCTTTACATTATACTAAAGGCAAGGGTTATTATGAAGAGTTCAGGCCGGGAGATAATGTGAGCGGCTATGGCCTTGCACCAGTTATTATTGGTGCCGATACCATTAATACTACTGATTTGGTACGCAGGCTTTGGCTCGATAACGATTTTTATGGTGTTACTTACGCGTTGAAATATCAGCCTCAAAATAACTTGAATTTAAACCTTGGCGGAGCTTATAACCAATACTCAGGCGCGCATTACGGTAATATTATTTATACCAAAGAGAGCGCAGGTATTGGTCCGGATTATGAGTACTATCGTGACAACGCCAAAAAGAAGGACTTTAATATTTTCGGCCGCGCAGAATGGCATTTGAGTAAATTTTTGCTGTATGCCGATGTGCAGTACCGCCATATCAGCTATTCCTTTTTCGGGATAGATAAAAACCTGAACAACGCGCAGCAAACTGCCGAACTTAACTTTTTTAACCCTAAGGCCGGTATCACCTACCAGTTTAATGAACATAGTAATGTGTACGCATCGTTCGCGGTGGGTAACCACGAGCCCAATCGTGATGACTATGTAGATTCGCCGCCGCAAAACAGGCCCAAGTCAGAAAACCTGAAGGATATTGAAGCCGGTTACCGTATCAGCAGTTCTGTTTTTACCGGGGGAATCAACGCTTTTTATATGCTCTACAAAAACCAGCTGGTATTAACCGGTTCATTGAACGATGTGGGCTCGCCGGTACGTACCAATGTAAAAGACAGCTACCGTGCCGGTGTTGAACTGGATGGCAAGGTGAAAATCACCAGCCAGCTTAACTGGGGTGTAACAGCTACTTTAAGCACCAATAAAATTAAAAACTACGAGCAGTTCTTTTCAAATTATGACGATGGTACGCTGGTTGGCGAAAAATTCGCGAAAACAGATATTGCCTTTTCGCCGTCATTCATCGGTTCAAGTGTAATCAGCTATAGCCCGGTAAAAGGCGGAGAGATAGCTTTTATCAGCAAATATATCAGCAAACAATATGTTGATAATACCATGAACCGTAATCCGGAGGGGTTTGACATAGCGCCCGAAAATGCCGCTAACCCTTATGCTGTTAACCGCTACCTGAAAGGTTATTTTGTGAGCGATGTGCGGCTGCGGTATAATTTTAGCGTAAAGTCGGTTAAGAATATCGGGCTTGGCTTGCAGGTAAATAATATCTTCAGCAAAAAGTATGAGGCTAACGGCGCTACCTACCCGGATATTGAAGGCGGGCACGTGGTAAATTATAACTACTTTTTCCCGCAGGCACCGCGCAATTTTATGGCATCGTTAAGTCTTAATTTTTAAAATGCACGAAGTTTTACGAATGAAAACGAATTTCACGAATTGAAGGTATAAACTACAGTTATGCATGATCTTGTATCACTTTTTATTGAACAAATAAAAGAAACCACCTGGGTGCAATGGCTTGCCGTTGCTTTGGGTGTTGCCGAGGTGTTGCTGGCCCGTGTTAATAATATCTGGCTGTACCCTACGGGCATTCTGGCCACTGCACTATCTATTTTACTGCTGATGGAAGTACAACTGTATGCGGAGTCGGCATTGAATGTTTATTATGTGGTAATGAGTGTTTACGGCTGGATACACTGGATTAAAAAACGCGATGCGCCATCGGTAAAAGTTACCTATTCCAACAAAAACGAGTGGATGATAAGCATGGCTATTTCGCTGGGCGGCTGGGCGGTATTGTATATTTTGCTTAGAAGCTTTACACCGTCAAATGTGCCGCTTTGGGATGCCTTTGTATCGGCAACAGCCTGGGCAGGCATGTGGCTGCTGGCCCGCCGAAAGGTAGAAAACTGGGTATTTTTAAATATATCCAACCTGTTTGCCGTACCGCTGTTGTTTTACAAAAAACTGCCCATGTTTGCTGTGCTAACCGTTTTTTTATTTGTGGTAGCCTGCTTTGGCTATTTTGACTGGAGGAGAAAAGCCGAAAAGGTTGTACGTTATACGTAATACGTGTTACGTAACATCCTATTTGCTAATCAAACATAAAACTTACAACGTATTACCTACAACGTGATAGATCATCCTTCACATAACCTCAAGCCCAGATGGGTAAAAACAATACGGGATGCTGCGCCTGCGGCCGAGAAGGCAGGAATGCTGCATTTTGACCAGTTAGCCTTGATCTATGAACAGGGATGGTTCAAATTCCTGGTGCCGAAAGTTTATGGTGGTTTGCAGTTGCCCTTGCCCCAAATGGTACGGTTGGAAGAAAGCCTGGCCTGGGCCAATGGCAGCCTGGGATGGGTGGTAACGCTCTGCAGCGGCGCCGGATGGTTCGGCGGTTTTTTATCGTCGGAGATAGCCCCGCAGCTTTTTGCAGATACCTATTTATGCCTGGCCGGCAGCGGCGCTGCTACCGGTACCGCAACCATTACTGATGGCGGTTACATCACTAATGGCAGCTGGAAATATGCCAGCGGTGTGCATCATGCCACGCACCTCACTGCAAATTGTATTGTTAAACGGGGCAAAGAAACTGTTTTGAATGCAGATGGAAGTCCGCTGATATTGCCTTTTATATTCGACCGGAAAGATGTAACCCTGATACCCGCCTGGAAGTTTATGGGTATGATGGGTACCGGCAGCGATGCATACGAGGTGAACAATCTTTTTGTAGAAAAGCACCGTTGCTTTAAAATTGACGCCGATAGTGCAGTGGTTAATGAGCCCTTGTATCAGTATCCGTTTTTGCAGCTGGCCGAGGCTACCCTTGCCGCCAATATATCGGGGCTGGCCGTTCATTTTACCGACCTGTGCGTCCCCATCTTCGACGAAAAAATAAAAGGCGATAAACTAAACCCAGCACAAAAAGAGATCATCAGCCAACTGCTGAAAACCTTAACCGACAAACTGAATGCCGTTCGCCGGGAGTTTTATATGGCCATTGATGCATCATGGCGGGGCAGTTTAACAGGTAGGGCAACACATTTGGAACAGGTAAGCGCAGTCAGTCGCCAGTTAGCCAAAACCGCCCGCGAATGTGTTGACGAATTATATCCATATTGCGGCTTACAGGCAGCCAATCCCGATACAGAAATAAACCAGGTATGGCGCGATCTGCATACCGCGGGCCAGCATTCTTTGCTGACGTTTAGCCCCCTCTAAATCTCCCCCAAAGGGGGAGACTTTCTAACATATTATTAAATTATAAAAGCTTTTTTGAAGTCCTCTCCTTAGGAGAGGTTCTTTTGTAACAATAGACTATAATTAACACAAAATTTTTATTGCTTTTTAATTGCATTGTTGATATTTGGCAACACCAAATCAATAAAAATGAAGTTTAAACACCTACTGCTTATTTCATTATCTGTTGTTACCGTTTCGATATCGGCACAAACAAAGAAGACTACATCTGCTCAAAGCTCCGCCGCTGCAAACACATTAGCCCGCCCTAAACTGGTTGTTGGTTTTGTGGTTGACCAAATGCGCTGGGACTATCTTTACCGTTATTATGATCGTTACCAAAGCGGGGGCTTTAAACGTTTATTAAATGATGGTTTCACCTGCGAAAACACCAATATTGACTATATACCAACTGTAACCGCAGCCGGGCACACTTGTGTGTACACTGGTTCGGTACCTGCTATACATGGTATTGCCGGTAATGATTTTATCATTCAGGTTACGGGAAAATCAATGTATTGTACCGACGATAGCACCGTAAGGGCGGTGGGCAGTACTTCAAAAGCAGGACAAATGTCGCCTCGTAATTTGCTGGTAACCACCGTTACTGATGAGCTGAGGCTGGCTACTAATTTCCGTTCAAAAGTTATTGGCATAGCACTTAAAGACAGGGGCGGCATTTTGCCTGCCGGTCATACTGCTAATGCTGCTTATTGGTTTGATGATGCCAACGGCGCCTGGATAAGCAGCACTTATTACATGACCGACCTGCCTGCCTGGGTTAAAAAATTCAACGATCAGAAACTGCCCGAAAAATACCTGAAACAGGATTGGAATACGCTTTACCCTGTCAACACCTATGTACAAAGCGCACCCGATAACAGCGCCCGTTACGAGGGTAAATTCCCGGGTACAGAAG
This window contains:
- a CDS encoding acyl-CoA dehydrogenase family protein, with the translated sequence MIDHPSHNLKPRWVKTIRDAAPAAEKAGMLHFDQLALIYEQGWFKFLVPKVYGGLQLPLPQMVRLEESLAWANGSLGWVVTLCSGAGWFGGFLSSEIAPQLFADTYLCLAGSGAATGTATITDGGYITNGSWKYASGVHHATHLTANCIVKRGKETVLNADGSPLILPFIFDRKDVTLIPAWKFMGMMGTGSDAYEVNNLFVEKHRCFKIDADSAVVNEPLYQYPFLQLAEATLAANISGLAVHFTDLCVPIFDEKIKGDKLNPAQKEIISQLLKTLTDKLNAVRREFYMAIDASWRGSLTGRATHLEQVSAVSRQLAKTARECVDELYPYCGLQAANPDTEINQVWRDLHTAGQHSLLTFSPL
- the pnuC gene encoding nicotinamide riboside transporter PnuC encodes the protein MHDLVSLFIEQIKETTWVQWLAVALGVAEVLLARVNNIWLYPTGILATALSILLLMEVQLYAESALNVYYVVMSVYGWIHWIKKRDAPSVKVTYSNKNEWMISMAISLGGWAVLYILLRSFTPSNVPLWDAFVSATAWAGMWLLARRKVENWVFLNISNLFAVPLLFYKKLPMFAVLTVFLFVVACFGYFDWRRKAEKVVRYT
- a CDS encoding TonB-dependent receptor — translated: MKFLFAAITALLLPVLASAQLSITGQVTNQMGEALPGASISIINPARSTVADAAGKYDFTNLKAGNYTLKVSYIGYQPATKNIVLKTNEVVNIALNNGTLTAEEVTVSSTRASKNAPTAYTNVSKKDLAKNNFGQDLPYLLNQTPSVVVSSDAGAGIGYTGIRIRGSDATRVNVTINGIPYNDSESQGSYFVDLPDIASSIDNIQIQRGVGTSTNGAGAFGGSINIQTTTRRDTAYAEINTSAGSYGSIKNTVSAGTGLLDGHFSLDGRLSRIHSNGYIDRASSNLKSFFLSGAWYGKNSTLRANVFSGYETTYQAWNGVPDYMIGEGNRTYNELGLMSDGSYYKNQVDNYTQNHYQLLYDQKLSDKLSFSGALHYTKGKGYYEEFRPGDNVSGYGLAPVIIGADTINTTDLVRRLWLDNDFYGVTYALKYQPQNNLNLNLGGAYNQYSGAHYGNIIYTKESAGIGPDYEYYRDNAKKKDFNIFGRAEWHLSKFLLYADVQYRHISYSFFGIDKNLNNAQQTAELNFFNPKAGITYQFNEHSNVYASFAVGNHEPNRDDYVDSPPQNRPKSENLKDIEAGYRISSSVFTGGINAFYMLYKNQLVLTGSLNDVGSPVRTNVKDSYRAGVELDGKVKITSQLNWGVTATLSTNKIKNYEQFFSNYDDGTLVGEKFAKTDIAFSPSFIGSSVISYSPVKGGEIAFISKYISKQYVDNTMNRNPEGFDIAPENAANPYAVNRYLKGYFVSDVRLRYNFSVKSVKNIGLGLQVNNIFSKKYEANGATYPDIEGGHVVNYNYFFPQAPRNFMASLSLNF
- a CDS encoding FKBP-type peptidyl-prolyl cis-trans isomerase, encoding MKRYILLLGVIIITLASCTDGAPFDAAKQARLDDSTIRVYLAANPSIKAVKDTSGLYYQVINPGKGANPTAESTVTVNYAGKLLNGTEFDSGKGFTSPLAGLIPGWQVGIPHVKPGGRILLIIPSAMGYANNEAGSIPPNSVLLFDIDLLSFK
- the aspS gene encoding aspartate--tRNA ligase — protein: MLRTHTCGELNLSNLGQSVTLCGWVQKSRDLGGTTFIDVRDRYGLTQLVFNTDTDAALRDTSRELGREFVIKVSGKVLERTNKNLKIPTGEIEIAVEGIEILNAAKLPPFLIEDETDGGEELRAKYRYLDLRRAPIRNNLVLRHKMAQEIRKYLDGLDFIEVETPVLIKSTPEGARDFVVPSRMNPGEFYALPQSPQTFKQLLMVSGFDRYFQIVKCFRDEDLRADRQPEFTQIDCELSFISQEDILNIFEGLTRHLFTTVKGIDLGDFPRMQYADAMRLYGSDKPDVRFGMEFVELNDIVKGKGFGIFDNAELVVGINAKGCASYTRKQIDELTEWLKRPQIGVTGMIYCRYNEDSTLKSSVDKFYSEDELANWAAAFNAEKGDLMLVLAGQADKVRKQLNELRLEMGSRLGLRDKNKFAPLWVLDFPLLEWDEETSRYHAMHHPFTSPKPEDIDLLDTDPGAVRANAYDLVINGTEVGGGSIRIHDRAMQSLMFKHLGFSAEEAQKQFGFLMDAFEFGAPPHGGLALGFDRLVSIFAGLDSIRDVIAFPKNNSGRDVMIDSPSTIADAQMTELKIKTTV